One Streptococcus sp. zg-86 DNA window includes the following coding sequences:
- the aroA gene encoding 3-phosphoshikimate 1-carboxyvinyltransferase: MQLQTKASQLTGKLRVPGDKSISHRSIMFGSLAEGVTKVYGILRGEDVLSTMQVFRDLGVEIEDKGDVVEIHGVGFHGLKAPQKPLDMGNSGTSIRLISGVLAGQPFEAEMFGDDSLSKRPMDRVSIPLRQMGVEMSGQTKRDLPPLTIKGKKNLRPIQYHLPIASAQVKSALLFAALQAEGESVIIEKERTRNHTEDMIRQFGGDIEVSGKEIRVTGGQTFTAQEIQVPGDISSAAFWLVAGLIVPNAKIILENVGIADTRTGILDVIEAMGGKISLSQVDERAKSATITVETSDLQGTEIAGEIIPRLIDELPIIALLATQANGTTIIRDAEELKVKETDRIQVVADALNSMGAAITPTDDGMIIKGKTQLHGATINTFGDHRIGMMTAIASLLVQDGEVYLERAEAINTSYPSFFDDLQKLLEE; this comes from the coding sequence ATGCAATTACAGACAAAGGCAAGTCAATTAACTGGAAAACTGCGTGTACCTGGTGATAAGTCAATTAGTCATCGCTCGATTATGTTTGGAAGTTTAGCAGAGGGTGTGACCAAGGTTTATGGAATCTTACGGGGGGAAGATGTTCTCTCCACTATGCAAGTCTTTCGTGATTTGGGCGTAGAGATTGAAGATAAGGGAGATGTCGTTGAAATTCATGGTGTAGGTTTTCATGGTCTAAAAGCTCCCCAAAAGCCCCTTGATATGGGAAATTCAGGGACATCCATTCGCTTGATTTCAGGTGTTTTAGCAGGTCAGCCTTTTGAAGCAGAAATGTTTGGCGATGATAGTTTATCCAAACGCCCTATGGACCGGGTGAGCATTCCCCTTCGACAAATGGGTGTCGAGATGAGTGGTCAGACAAAACGAGATTTGCCACCACTGACAATAAAAGGTAAGAAAAATCTTCGACCTATCCAGTATCACTTGCCAATTGCTTCTGCACAGGTAAAATCAGCCCTGCTTTTTGCCGCCTTACAAGCAGAAGGAGAGTCTGTTATTATTGAAAAAGAACGGACAAGAAATCACACAGAAGATATGATTCGTCAATTTGGTGGTGACATTGAGGTATCGGGTAAGGAAATCCGCGTCACAGGTGGTCAGACCTTTACAGCTCAAGAGATTCAGGTGCCAGGTGATATTTCAAGTGCCGCCTTTTGGCTGGTCGCTGGGCTTATTGTGCCCAATGCAAAGATTATCTTAGAAAATGTTGGAATAGCCGATACTAGAACAGGGATTTTGGATGTGATTGAGGCTATGGGTGGAAAGATTAGTCTGAGCCAAGTAGATGAGCGAGCTAAATCAGCTACCATTACAGTAGAAACATCAGATTTACAAGGTACAGAAATTGCTGGAGAAATCATTCCACGCTTGATTGATGAATTGCCCATCATTGCTCTTTTAGCGACACAGGCAAATGGAACAACCATTATCCGTGATGCCGAAGAACTCAAGGTTAAGGAAACAGACCGCATTCAGGTGGTGGCAGATGCCTTAAATAGCATGGGGGCAGCGATTACACCGACAGATGACGGCATGATTATTAAGGGGAAAACACAGCTTCATGGAGCTACCATCAATACTTTTGGTGACCACCGCATTGGGATGATGACAGCCATTGCTAGCCTATTGGTGCAAGACGGAGAAGTCTATTTGGAGCGAGCGGAAGCCATCAACACGAGCTACCCAAGTTTCTTTGATGATTTGCAGAAATTATTAGAGGAATAG
- a CDS encoding shikimate kinase — translation MTIVLLGFMGVGKTTVSKHIQRPFYDMDRMIEEKIGMPIADFFAREGEVAFRKIESETLEELLQVEEDCVISTGGGVVISEKNRDLLRQNQKYNVLLTASFEVLYHRIKQDTLSQRPLFLKHSKEDFYDMYQNRMKLYEGLADLIIRTENRSPEEIARIIECM, via the coding sequence ATGACGATTGTATTATTAGGATTTATGGGAGTGGGAAAGACAACCGTTTCCAAGCACATTCAGCGCCCTTTTTATGATATGGATAGAATGATTGAAGAAAAGATTGGCATGCCAATTGCAGACTTTTTTGCAAGAGAAGGAGAAGTAGCTTTTCGCAAAATCGAATCCGAAACCTTAGAAGAACTCTTACAAGTAGAAGAAGATTGTGTCATTTCTACGGGTGGTGGCGTGGTCATCTCGGAAAAAAATCGGGATTTACTCCGTCAAAATCAAAAATACAATGTTCTGTTGACTGCTTCTTTTGAGGTTTTGTATCATCGAATCAAGCAGGATACCCTCTCTCAGCGCCCACTTTTTTTGAAGCATTCAAAAGAGGACTTCTATGATATGTATCAAAACCGGATGAAATTGTATGAAGGTTTGGCTGATTTAATCATCCGCACAGAAAATCGTAGCCCAGAAGAGATAGCAAGGATAATCGAATGTATGTAG
- the pheA gene encoding prephenate dehydratase produces the protein MYVAFLGPRGSFTHQVAQQAFPVDELVFYDTITEVMKAVEQGEVDYSVIPVENSIEGSVHETIDYLFHQADLQAVAEVVQPIFQQLMVTEPSKDIQVIYSHPQALAQGKKYIEEHYPQARLEATASTAYAARFVARQKDQPYAAIAPQAAAKEYGLHIVAQDIQEMSQNFTRFWILGHRTVTLPLVQGMRKCSLALTLPDNLPGALYKAMSVFAWRCIDLTKIESRPLKTALGEYFFILDVAHTQPDLLGYALNELESLGITYKILGDYFIYQAQ, from the coding sequence ATGTATGTAGCATTTTTAGGTCCGAGAGGATCCTTTACACATCAGGTAGCCCAGCAGGCTTTTCCTGTAGACGAATTAGTGTTCTATGATACCATTACAGAAGTGATGAAAGCTGTTGAGCAAGGTGAGGTTGACTATTCAGTTATTCCAGTGGAAAATTCGATTGAAGGTAGTGTCCATGAGACGATAGATTATCTCTTTCATCAGGCGGACTTACAGGCAGTAGCAGAGGTGGTTCAACCGATTTTTCAGCAGTTAATGGTAACTGAACCCTCGAAAGATATTCAAGTGATTTACTCGCATCCGCAAGCTCTCGCACAGGGAAAAAAATACATTGAGGAACATTATCCGCAGGCACGGTTAGAAGCAACAGCTAGTACAGCCTATGCAGCGCGGTTTGTCGCAAGGCAGAAAGACCAGCCTTATGCAGCCATTGCTCCACAGGCAGCAGCTAAGGAATATGGCCTTCACATTGTCGCTCAAGACATTCAGGAAATGAGTCAAAATTTCACACGTTTTTGGATTCTAGGTCATAGGACTGTGACCCTTCCGCTTGTGCAAGGAATGAGAAAATGTTCGCTTGCTCTGACACTGCCAGACAATCTTCCAGGTGCCCTCTATAAGGCTATGTCAGTCTTTGCTTGGCGGTGCATTGATTTAACCAAGATTGAAAGTCGACCTCTGAAAACAGCTTTGGGAGAATACTTTTTTATCCTTGATGTGGCCCATACTCAGCCAGATTTACTAGGTTATGCTTTAAATGAGTTGGAGAGCCTAGGGATTACATATAAAATTTTAGGAGACTATTTTATTTATCAGGCACAGTAA
- a CDS encoding LCP family protein, which yields MTKQDSNLTHHEELRLDYLQKNIHYLNDKERNELAYLQYKAETGRPLLSRRKPFIPTVDEVEELEDFPSYHNDDDWTELTDIEDMVEEEVLLPQYPRHKKGKPSLHSIQIPEKKKVRKKKKGRIKRFLLFLAFIILAVLLGLGFMFVKGMNSVDQKPVAEPFHGQTSSKGVNILILGTDGRVGDSSDMTRTDSIMVLNINNRDKKAKLVSFMRDTLIDIDGADYKLNVAYTFGEQNGNQGAENVREVLKENFDIDVQYYALVDFSTFATAIDTLFPKGVTIDAKFATIAGQPVSSVDVPDDLRMENGIVPNQTIAVGLQQMDGRTLLNYARFRKDDEGDYGRTKRQQQVLAAIMTQVKDPTKLFTGAEALGKVYALTSTNIPQTFILTNGLFAALDARNGIEQTTIPALGDWVDEYDVYGGLGLKIDFGKYQNRLSELGLR from the coding sequence ATGACAAAACAGGATAGTAACCTCACACATCATGAGGAATTACGATTAGATTATTTACAAAAAAATATTCATTATTTGAATGACAAAGAACGAAATGAATTGGCCTATTTGCAGTATAAAGCTGAAACAGGTCGTCCGCTTTTATCGCGTAGAAAACCTTTTATTCCGACAGTTGATGAAGTAGAAGAGCTAGAGGATTTTCCTTCTTATCATAATGATGATGATTGGACAGAGTTGACTGACATCGAAGATATGGTAGAAGAAGAGGTGTTATTGCCTCAATATCCTCGGCATAAAAAAGGAAAACCCAGCCTTCATTCCATTCAAATTCCTGAGAAGAAAAAGGTCCGTAAAAAGAAAAAAGGACGGATTAAACGCTTCTTGCTCTTTTTGGCTTTTATCATTCTAGCAGTTTTGCTTGGACTTGGCTTCATGTTTGTGAAAGGAATGAATTCTGTGGACCAAAAACCAGTTGCAGAACCCTTTCATGGACAGACTTCTAGTAAGGGTGTCAACATTCTAATCTTAGGAACAGATGGTCGGGTTGGAGATTCTTCTGATATGACACGAACAGACTCGATTATGGTATTAAATATCAATAATAGGGATAAAAAAGCAAAGCTCGTGAGTTTTATGCGTGATACCTTGATTGATATTGATGGTGCGGATTATAAGTTAAACGTTGCCTATACCTTTGGAGAGCAAAATGGGAATCAAGGTGCAGAAAATGTTCGTGAAGTATTGAAAGAAAATTTTGATATTGATGTGCAATACTATGCCTTGGTTGATTTTTCAACCTTTGCCACAGCGATTGATACTCTATTTCCTAAAGGAGTGACCATTGATGCCAAATTCGCTACGATTGCTGGGCAACCCGTTTCGTCAGTAGATGTGCCAGACGATTTGAGAATGGAGAATGGTATTGTGCCAAATCAAACCATTGCGGTTGGTCTGCAGCAGATGGATGGTAGAACCTTATTGAATTATGCCCGCTTCCGTAAAGATGATGAGGGAGATTACGGTAGAACCAAACGCCAACAGCAAGTCTTAGCAGCTATCATGACTCAGGTGAAAGACCCAACTAAGTTATTCACAGGAGCAGAGGCACTTGGAAAAGTCTATGCCTTGACTTCTACCAATATTCCTCAAACTTTTATTCTTACCAATGGACTTTTTGCGGCGCTTGATGCGCGAAATGGGATTGAACAAACGACTATTCCAGCGCTGGGAGACTGGGTGGACGAGTACGATGTTTATGGCGGTTTGGGCTTGAAAATTGATTTTGGAAAATACCAGAATCGCTTAAGTGAACTAGGCTTAAGATAA
- the rlmD gene encoding 23S rRNA (uracil(1939)-C(5))-methyltransferase RlmD has translation MIKKNDVIEADIVDLSHEGLGVAKLDGLVFFVENALPGEKIQMRVLKVNKKIGYGKVEERLTTSADRNEAIDVAYLRSGIADLGHLTYEAQLKFKTKQVKDSLYKIAGIKDIEVPLTLGMGQPFAYRNKAQVPVRRVNGQLETGFFRKNSHDLMPIEDFYIQHPEIDQVILVVRDLLRRFDIKPYDEQEKTGLMRNVIVRRGHYSGEIMVIFVTTRPKIFRIEQLIELLVDQFPQVSSIMQNINDRDTNVIFGPEFRLLYGKDCITDQMLGNYFEISAPSFYQVNTEMAEQLYQTAIDFADVTQDDTVVDAYSGIGTIGLSFAKHVKKVYGVEVVPQAVENSQRNANLNGISNAHYVCDTAEKAMAKWVQEGIQATVILVDPPRKGLTESFIKASCQMNPDKIVYVSCNVATLARDVKHYEELGYKLSRIQPVDLFPQTHHVEAVSLLVKERSDDE, from the coding sequence ATGATTAAGAAAAATGATGTAATAGAAGCAGATATTGTGGATTTGAGCCATGAGGGGCTAGGAGTTGCCAAACTTGACGGATTGGTCTTTTTTGTCGAGAATGCCTTACCTGGTGAAAAAATTCAGATGCGCGTGCTTAAGGTCAATAAAAAAATTGGCTATGGAAAAGTAGAAGAGCGGTTGACGACTTCAGCAGACAGGAATGAGGCTATTGATGTGGCTTATCTCAGATCTGGGATTGCAGATTTGGGGCATTTGACCTATGAAGCTCAGTTAAAGTTTAAAACCAAGCAAGTAAAAGATAGTTTGTATAAGATTGCTGGTATAAAGGATATAGAAGTTCCTTTAACGCTTGGCATGGGGCAACCCTTTGCTTATCGAAATAAGGCACAAGTACCCGTTCGCCGTGTGAATGGTCAATTGGAAACAGGTTTTTTCCGTAAAAATTCCCATGATTTGATGCCGATTGAGGATTTTTATATCCAACATCCAGAGATTGACCAAGTGATTCTAGTTGTACGTGATTTGCTACGCAGATTTGACATCAAACCCTATGACGAACAAGAAAAAACAGGTCTGATGCGCAATGTCATTGTTCGTCGTGGTCATTATTCTGGAGAAATCATGGTGATTTTTGTGACAACTCGACCAAAGATTTTCCGCATAGAACAACTGATTGAGCTCTTGGTAGATCAATTCCCACAGGTGAGCTCTATCATGCAAAATATCAATGATCGGGATACCAATGTGATTTTTGGTCCTGAATTCCGCCTCTTGTATGGTAAGGATTGTATCACAGATCAGATGCTGGGAAATTACTTTGAAATCTCAGCTCCTTCCTTTTATCAAGTTAATACTGAAATGGCAGAGCAGCTTTACCAAACTGCTATTGATTTTGCAGATGTTACACAAGATGATACCGTAGTTGATGCTTATTCTGGAATTGGAACGATTGGCTTGTCTTTTGCCAAGCATGTTAAAAAGGTCTACGGAGTAGAAGTTGTACCGCAAGCAGTAGAAAATAGTCAGCGCAATGCAAACCTAAATGGCATTTCAAACGCTCACTATGTTTGTGATACCGCTGAAAAAGCCATGGCTAAGTGGGTGCAAGAAGGTATTCAAGCGACTGTCATTCTTGTTGATCCACCAAGGAAAGGCCTCACCGAGAGTTTTATCAAGGCGAGTTGCCAGATGAACCCAGACAAGATTGTCTACGTTTCCTGTAATGTCGCAACCCTTGCGCGTGATGTCAAACACTATGAAGAGCTAGGCTACAAACTCAGCAGAATTCAGCCCGTTGATTTATTTCCGCAGACGCATCATGTTGAGGCGGTAAGTTTGCTAGTCAAGGAGCGAAGCGATGACGAATAG